Sequence from the Salvelinus alpinus chromosome 27, SLU_Salpinus.1, whole genome shotgun sequence genome:
tgcaacctcctttgccaagataacaaGTCGGAGTCTTCTCCTATAATGCGTAATGAGGTTGGAGAACACATGGCAAGGGATctgagaccattcctccatacagaatctctaCAGATCCTTCAGATTCTGAAGTCCACACTTGTGGACTCTCCTCTTCAGTTCatcccacagattttctatggggtttaggtcaggggaCTGGGATGGTAATGGCAAAACCTTGATATTGTGGTCAGGGAACCATTTTTGTGTTGATTTTGGAGTGtgtttggatcattgtcctgttggaagatccTACCACGGCCCAGTTTAAGCTTCCTAGCTGAGGGAGTCAGGTTTTGATTTAATATCTGCTGGTACTTGATGGAGTCCATGATACCATGTAtcctaaaaagttgtccagggcCTTTGGAAGAAAAACACAGCCACAACTTCAaatatccaccaccatatttcacagTTGGGTTGAGGGACTTTTCTGCATGGCTATCTTTCTGTCTACGTCAAACCCACCTctgatgtttgtttccaaaaagctctattttggtCTAATCTGACCATAGAACCCGGTCCCATTAAATTCCAGTAACGTTTGGCAAACTGTAGGAGCTTGAGTTTGATGACAGCAAAGGTTTTTTATGGCAACCCTTCCAAACAACTTGTGGTTATGTAGGTGGCATCTGATCGTAGTTTTGGAGACTTTCTGACCCCAAGACCCAACTAACATCTGCAATTCTCCAGTTGTGATCCTTGGAGATGTTTTGGCCACTCGAACCATCCTCCTCACTGTgcgtggggtcaatatagacacaCGTCCTCTTCCAGGACAGTTGTTAACATCTCCAGTTGCTTTAAACTTCTTAATTATTGTCCTGATAGTGGAAATGTGCATTTTCAACCATTGAGCTATTTTCTTATAGCCATTTCCTGATTTGTGCAGCTCAGCAACCTTTTGTCAAACATAATTTCTGTATTCATAGTGATGGATTACTTTGGGAACTTGGCCTGTGTGTCACCTCAtatttataccccagtgaaacaggaaaTCATTGGTTACCGCTAATCACTCAGGTGAACTTAAAAACACAATGTGAATGGGAATATACTTCAGTTAGATTTTACTCATAATAATTTATgggggtgccaataattgtggcACACGTTTCAGGGAAATATTTATTTCACATGTATTTTTCCAATCATTTTACTTAAATTAAAGATGAGatttttgtgaatattttgaatgaaagaccAAGAGGATAAACAACAAATGTTTTACACAGCCCGTTTTGCTCATATTTACCAAGGGTGACAATATTATTGGAGGACACCGTAGGTCTGGTTTGATGCTGAACAACGCTTTACACAATGTACTCCATTACCCATCCCCGCACCTTTTCCCTGGCCACTACTGGTTATGTGAGCATTTATTTCTTGTGGATTGCACCTGGCTAGGCTGCAGGATACTGTATTCTGGAAAAGTGAAAATGATTCAACCTTAGCTTGGCAAATACATTACACATTTTTCCTCAATCTTGCTCATCGTTCTATTTTGTGCCAAAAACGTAAATGCCATTTGAATCGTCTTTAGCTAGTACAGTACTTTCGTTCGGTCACGTTTCCAGTATGCGAGCGCAAGGCGGCTAATTAGAACGAGAAGGCAGGCGTGGGGGGAAGTGTACTCTGCCAATCAGACGTAGTTACTAGGCGGGCCTGAAATTTCATTCGACCAATCAAGGTTCTCCCACCTGACGACCGTCAATCAGCTGAGCCTCTTTCGGGTAGGTTCTACAATGTTGTAGCCAAAGTTTTGAACGGTAGTTCTTCAGTTAGCTAATAGCTAGTTCGATGCCTGCAATAGAGGAGTTTGTCCAGGAATGGCTATACTTTTGGCAAGCATATTTCGACTTTCAAAGTCAGAGGATTTTTATAATACGGCCTGTTAGCATAGCTAACAGTATATTTATTGCTAGCTAGATGTATTTTAGATCTTAGCAGCCTGTCTCAGTTTTACTACTTTGCTGTGGCGAGAAATTGAACTAGATAGTTAGTACAACACAACATGATATGGGCCAACGTGATATTTTATCCTACGAGACGTCGGTGAGAAGAAAAAGCAGAATTCGAACTGCCTCAACAATGTGTCGTTTGGATGTGGAGTGTGCCGTGAAAGGACCTGAACAACATGGAAATGCCATCCCTTCGTCAAGGTAATATACGTTATCCAATCAATATAATTGACTTGGTTTAGTACACCGTTTGTTGATGTTCGTAAAAAAAATAAACTCAGTTTAACTCTGCCACAAACTTCATTactaacctagctaacgttagcattgctagctagCCACTTGTCTTTAGCCAAGTTATCCTGCTACTGTGTACTTCCTCTCATTTTCCTCCACAATAAGACACAACTTTAAATATATGATTTAGACATGCCAAGTAAATATCGTATATATACCTGAAACATTAGTTGACTAACTAAACTAGCTAAATTCACtaacagtaactagctaaccacATTTTTGTCGACCATAGGTAACTAACGTTAGCGCGAGTTGTATCGGTAACCAAAACGAACATTATTGTTTGAATCGATAACTGGCAGCATAATTGCTAGCCTCTGTTACTATAAGTTGAGCGACTTCCTAGTTATGTTAATCGGTTCTTAATGTATTTGCCATTGTGTAACGGGGACAAGGCGATTGTTGCGTTTTCACAACTAACGTTAACGTTAGTTCACGTTGTTCGTGTGCGCTGCTGTGTAATGTGGGATCAacttggctagctagttaactggGGTAGCGCCAGCAAGCAACGTTGGCCGACACATCTGAGATGTGGAGTTATCTAGCTAGCACGAGCCACTTCAACATAATGGTTTTGCACTTCTGCCTGCTGGTGCATCATGTCTGACACTTGCAGATAATCGTAGCCAATATGTTTTATTAACCATCCAATTTGATTTGGCGGAATGTTAATTAGGTTTCTGCCCTACACTATGTTGTGTCTGACTTGAAGCAAGAGGTGTGACAGTAGCCGGACAGAATATATCTTATTTAGCGAAGATGCAGCATTATGCAGAAAAGCCTCTACAGTTGTTCACACATGACTtgtgcacgcacacatgcatgtCAGTAATATGAGGTCTCATGCTGTACTAGTGAAGTGGCCTTTCTGAAATGAGGCTATACAATTAATGGATTTTGTTTTTGCTCTATTTCGACACTCAGAATCTGTGAGCATCTTCATGTGACATGAGTGTCCTTAATGATGTGTAAAATCAAGCAATTATCAACGACTTTTGACAATACTATTTGTTACATCTTCTCCAGGTTATTTACTAGGAGGAGAGTGGTAATGCCTCACGTGTGTGATTTCCTCGGACACTTCAGAATGTAGGTAGGATGTTGCAGTGTTAGTTCCCCCTCGACTGGATCTACATGCTCAACCCCAATGAAATCAGTAGGTGAGGACTTCTCCGTGTCTGGAAGAGTGACTAATCTGTTACCTAATGAACGTGACTCATTTTGTCAGGGTGGTTCCGCCACCCAGTGACAAATCTGTCCATATAAAGACTTCCGCCGGAGCGGTCTGTCCGCTTAACTGTTCATTACTCTGATCCTACTCTGCTTATCAATGATTGTCTCCGCCTCCTCTTCCCTTCCACTCCCAGGCCATTATCCCCACTGCACTTCCTCGTTTCTATTCTTTCTCCTCCCACTTTGGCCCACAGCCTacccctcctcgctctctctggcCATATATCTGTTGCCTCcagggctgagagagagggggagtgagtgtGTAGAATCGTGACTTCACTCATGTGCCACCGACGCAGGGAAGTCCATAGAGTGGGCAGAAAAGAGGCAAGAGACGCTGTTCTCCGTTTACAATTGGCTGACTGGTCCGTTGTTGCGTCAAGTTACAACCATTCCACATTTTCTGACGGATATTCCATATTTTAACTCAATCTTATGTCCTCCAATTTATTATCTTATTGAAAACTATTGAGTTGGCTCACATGGCTGGGTTTTCCTACTCCACATTTTTTCTTGTGTGAAAGTACCATAAAGCTTGGGACAGTCGTGCCCATGGCACATGATTCCCATGCCTGGGTAGCATTCCGGCCTCTACAGCCCCTACTCGTCTCCCCCGCATTTCACAAATTTACCTAAATGAAAAACAAAGTATTTAAGGAGAGTTGAACTGACAGTAGTGTATCAACTCCCTGGCAAAAACGTATCAAatctttagtcactgttactagccgactaccacccggtactcaacctTAGACTGCTTCCCTatctatgtacatagtcattgaacactggtcactttaataatgtttacatactgtgttTTACTCACTtcatatatgtatatactgtattctagtcatggctcatctaACTACTGCTATACACAcctttctattcatatactgtccataatgtctatacacaccattatatacattTATATTCTGGACTCTGACTTTGCTTGTTGTAATATTTCtgtttgttaatttgtttatttttggGATTTACGTGTTAGGTATTACTGGAGCTAGGAACTTAAGCGTTTCTCTTTACCCGTGATAACTGAAAAATACgagaccaataaaattggatttgatttactAGATTTAGTCGATAGTTTACCTGTCCACACTGAATCTTTTGAATCTTTTCTTCAACAGCCAGGGTCTACAACAGGGTTTCCAAATCTCATCCTGGGGACCCCAGGGTGTGCTTGTTTTGGTTTTTGAACTGGTACTTCACAGATGactcaactaatcatcaagctttgataacTTGAATAAACTGTGTgctgcaccccttggggtccccaggacagagtttgggggAAACGCTGGTCTACAAGGTCCTAGTTTCTGCCGAGTCCCCAACAACCGGAAcatccggttttcaggggaaatggaaagagcctGTGATGCGACTTCCTCTTTCGGATGTTAAACATGGCGAAACtgcatcttaactcctcctccactattactggattggttgaaccgtgcagaagagaacctccccagACGTTTTTATTTTCTTGTCaataccagtatgtaggggatctacactgaacaaaagtataaacgcaacatgtaaggtgttggtcctatgtttcatgagctgaaataaaataatccTTAAGTTTTTCATgtgtacaaaaagcttatttctctcaaattgtgcacaaatttgttttctTCCCTGTAGTGAGCATTTCTGCTTTGCcaagcgtgcaattgacatgctgactgcaggaatgtccatcggaattgttgccagagaatcaaattttaatttctctatcataagccacctccaatgttttagataatttggcagtatgtccaaccggttTCACAACCAGACAACGTGTggtcgagcggtttgctgatatcaGCATTGTgaagagtgccccgtggtggggttatggtatgggcatgcaTAAGCTACGGATGATGAACAATTTGTGTTTTATCAATGTCAATTTGAGTGCACAGATACCGTGACAAAGccttgaggcccattgtcgtgccattaatCCGCCACCATCCCCTCATATTTCAGTGTGATAATGCACGGGCCTGTCGCaaggatttgtacacaattcctggaagctgaaaatgtcagttcttccatgacctgcatacttacagacatgtcacccattgagcatgtttggggtgctctggatcgacgtgtacgacaagtgttccagttcccgccaatatccagcaacttcttacagccattgaagaggagtggaacaacattccacaggccacaatcaactaactgcctgatcaactctatgcgaaggaaatgtcgtgctgcatgaggcaaacggtggtcacgtcagatactgactagttttctgatccatgcccctttaaggtactgtatctgtgaccaacagatatctgtattcccagtcatgtgaaatccatagattaggacctaaagaatttatttcaattaaccAATTTTCTTGTATGAactgtaaaatcattgaaattgttccatgttaTTTTTTTTCAGTGTAGTTTCAGgtttttatgcctgctacgttaggttaacaATATCCAGAACACAGTCAGCACaggagcaaaaaataataatctgaaaGAAGCATTTGGCCAAAGTCTGCAATGGAATAAAATGAAGGATTCAGagtaggggtgtcaaactcattccatggtttttagtttttcctttcaattaggacttagacaaccaggtgaggggagttccttactgattCATCAATAAAGTACAAGGGAGGCGTAAACCTGCAGACAGTCGTCCCTCCGTGCAATGAGTGTACGCATGGTTTAGAGGATATCCTTTGTCCCGTTATATTTTCACACCGCTGAACTGTGAAGGGTTTACTTGAAATTCCCTGATGCTGCACTGCCAATATCTCTGCTTCAACAGTCCTCTCTGAATCTAGGCCTATGCATCATTTGTGCACAATCCGGTCTAGACTCGGTCTCTAGCTCTGGCCTCTCATCCGGTACTGTTGCCATGGTAAGTAGGCTGTGGTGAAACTGGCTTTATACAGAGGCCCTGTATAAAGAATAGCTCACTGCCTCAACTGCTTACATATGAGAGGCACAGCTAGCTATTGCTCTGCTCATAGTCTAAGCTACAGGTTTTAATTTGCAAATGAAAATCTACGTTACAAACATGTTGTGCTAGGGAATTTTAATGGAATAAGTTTGCTTTTCAAATTTGATTTCATGTGTTGGAACAAGTTAGCGATCCAGTTAACATCGCATTTATCACCCAGGAGCTTGGGTGTAATCCATACTGGGATGCTGCCTTTCTCACTCTTGTTTTCACTGCCCAATTAATTAAATCCTGTGATTTTTGCAGAGGCATCATTGATAGGATTTGATGGACTCATTCCATTTATATACTTTTTTTGCTGCCAGACACAGGCTGCAGACTTCAGTTTCACCAGCCAATGTTTGCAGTGTAGCCTATGTCTTTCAGATACCTCAAAAGCACAGAGCAATAATCCATTCTTCAGCCTATGACTGTTTTGTGAACACCTAGCATATAGGGCAGGTTTGTAAGGAGCACTGCTCTTTGTGGTGGCGTATGCAGTTATGTAACCACTGGCCTCAGACGTGTAATTGGACCACTGCCTCCACACACAAACGTTGAAGCAACACTGCACAGTACAGCACCCTGAAGGTGGAAAATTATACGTTTAGATTAGAAGACGGCAGTACATAAAATGTATTTGAATACCAGCTATTCATTTGTTACTCATCTTTTATGTTCACTATAACTTTACTTTATTAAAAAGAGCATACTTATGTTGTGCAATGGCATTCCTTGCCACACTATCCTCAGTCATTCATTCCCATTGCTGCTGCCTCTGCTGTAGAGGAGACCAGTGTGCACTGGGACCTGAGGAGGCTGCATGCAACCAGACATCCAAGTGATGGATCAGTTGTGAATGCAGAACCGCCTACAGCACGGAGTAGGCTGCTACAGCCCGGCTTCCTGTCGACGCCCCCTCAGCGCAAACACCACACACTGATTGGAAGAGAGGCGGTGCTCCAGGAACAGGGAGAGCTCATCATATTGGCTGCATGCTGTGATCAAGGAATCACTGCAGAGGTAGCTCCTGTAATAGCTCATGTAATTATTATACAGTGTACACAGACAGTATGAGATACGGCAAATCAAAAGGTTGATCCAGTGTTTTACTTCTGCCATTTACCCAACCTATGAATGTGTGGTGATTCTGCTCATTGTGCAAATAGAGAGTGAAAGGAGATGTGATCTGGACCGCTCAGTCAGCCAGTGCTCCGTCCTCAGACATGCTCTTGGGCTGACACTCAGGCAGAATAGATGGATATGGATCGCCATGGTGACTAGCAAGTCTAGTACCGTACTCCAAACACTGCCTCATTCCCCCTGAGACGAGCGGGCCATGTGACCTACGTGCAGCGCTAACTAGCACCACAGCTCTCCCGTTCATGCTGCAGCAACCACTGACAGCCAACAGGGTTTTTCCCTCTTCCCTGTGGGATGGACAGGGTTTCagcaaatatacagtgcattcgtaaagtattcagacccccttttccacatttggttccgttacagccttattctaaaatatattaaattatctacacacaatgatgacagttaggaaagctaaggctagcttttttaagcagaaatttgcatcctgtagcacaaatttaaaaaaagttctgggacacaagtccatggagaataatacatgtgtgccaagcttgtagcattatacccaagaagaatcgaggctgtaatcgctgccaaaggttaaacaaagtactgagtaaagggtctgaatacttatgtaaatgtgatatttcagtttattttatttttatacatttgtaaacatttctaaaaacctgtttttactttgtcaatatggggtattgtgtgtagattgagggggggaagcactatttaataaattttagaataaggcagtacgTAACAAAgtggaagtcaaggggtctgattactttcagaTATAGAATCGGCATATGCTAACGTGAGTAGATCAAATTGAAAACAATGGTCGCAGTCTCCAGTTCTTTTTGTTGTATGAAAAATAATATATTCAAAcactacaaaacacacacaaacatcaacgACATCACATCTGTTCAGACCCACATGCGCACAATCCCATCTCCAGCGCCTGCATCACTCtctgccacatggcctcaaattgcaccattttgtttccatCACCCGCACACTTTGAACATTTTagataaagcatttgacctttccgTTATCAAAAATTGAGGATTGGTTTGATTTTCCAGTTTTAAGTATGTTTTTTCCAAAGTTGATTTAAGAGAAGTATTGTCAAACCCATCGGGTATCTCAATGCACCCTCATACTAtttcttgaaatatgcagacagacggattaaaagttCTTTGACATTGTAATAGTTCTGACAGACAACTTTATAACTCCGCCCTTAACTTTTGGactttatagcattcccagacggcatggattattgagtcattgttagttttacattTGACATGCTGTTGTACTGTAGAATTTGATTTTTTAATTTTAGTTCATACTGGATTAAGTGTACATTTTCATTAACTGTAATTTCGTTAGTTATTGTTTTACCTCAGTGGACTAGACTGtaaccaaagatggtggataaataaaGATGTCCCACTCAAGCCAAAGACCATTGGGGAAAAAATTGTCACAATTCCAGTCTGCTTAAGAGGTGGCTCTCCCGTAGGCATCATTGCATTAGCAGCTGGGTCTGTTCTGCTTAGTTTAATTGTTCCTGAAGCAGGAAAAAGGGAGCGCTTCCTCACCTCTGGTCTAACATCCTTTATTCCTTTTCCCTCTACAGGTACATGGTGGGCCGTGGTGTGAAACGTAAGCTTAGTGACTGTGAGGATCAGATGCTGGACCTGCCCTACCCCCAGCAGAGGCAGCTGGTGCTGGACCTGTGCCTGGATAAACTCCAGAGTTGCCAGCGCCGAGCTGAACCCAGCCTGCACCGCTCGGTGTTGCTGGCTAACACTCTGCGCCAGATTCAACGGGAGATGAGGCAGGAGGGAGGCCCGCATCCTGAGTCCTCCCCTCCAGCCCCCGCCACACCGCGCCACTCCCCGGATTTGCCGCCCGTGCCCTCGGACCGTCCCTCCACCCCAGTGGCCGTGCTCTCATCCTCACTGCTGTGTGACGACGCACAGTCAACCTGCACAGAGCTCCCCAAGGGACCGGGGTCGGAGGACGTCGGCAAGTCGCCGGATCTGATGTTTGGATCCTTTGAAATAACCAACTCCACCAGCTACTTGACGGACCTGCAGCTGGATGACATTTTTGAGGACATTGATACATCTATGTACGACCCGTCAGACTTCTCTGTTCTGGCCTGCCCGCCTCCCAGAGGGAGCAGCGGAGCCTCCTTGGGGAATGACTATAACCTCAAGGCATTCTCCACCTGCACCACCTCCAGCAGCACTCTGCAGATGTGTCTCAACGACCTCGACCACATCATGGAGATCCTGGTGCGCTCTTGACTGATTGGCGCCACGTCGTAGTCACAACTGCCCAGCATTTTATGAGCTGGGGGTGGGAAGAATGACTTGATTTtttttaatgtctctattttcaTACAAAGAACTTGTTATATTTATACAAAAAGACTGATGGATACCTGCCTGATACACTTCTACTGTATGATAATGCACATTTTTGGTGGCCCGCTGAGGCCATCTTCTTTCCTATAGCAAGATGAAATTAATATGCAGGGACTTAAAGCAAGAAACACAAGTATTACCATTGAGACATATTTATACTGGATTGTTATTCACCAGTGCATTCTTCGCGGGGGGAGGAATGACAACCTGTGGAACAAGGTGATGAAAAGAACATTGGGGGTGGATTCCATTAAGTATTTCTGGAGCATTACAATAATTTATCAAGAATTAATATGAGATATGACTTATTCAATACTCACTACCtctctctaaaactaagagctcTGTCTCACTATTCAAAGAGATTCATGAACTCGCCGCTTCACTAATTTTGTATTTCGATTGGTCTTGTTCCTTTAACATAGAAAACTGGTGATTGTCAATAATGCAGATTTTTAACACCAGAAAGAATGCCTTCCTGCCGATATGAATCACAAAACATAGCCGATAATTCCATGTTACACTGATGCCTTGTCCATCCATTTTGGTCATTTTAATCAGATGGTAGCGGACAACAAAATAATCAGCACTAGATTTTGATGAATATTTGTTTTGAGAATCTTGAGGATATTGCGTTGATTACTTGGAATGatctgtgtgtttttttgtaagACTCTAGAATAGAAAATGCATGCATTTAGTGGTTTGTCTCATTGAAGAACTGTACAATTTGAGTGCTATGTATCTTTTTTCTCCACTAACGGTTGTAAGAAAGAAAAATGCAGATGCCGTCGTATCCCTCTAAAGAACATAGTGCCTATAACGGAGGATGAAGACTGGTGATGGTGGAACTGCCCACTGTGGACCCGCACATGGACACTAGCCTATGAAAAGGTGACAACCTGTGAGTTATTTCTCGAAGTAATTTATTTTTGATGTGATACTCAGTCCTGAAAAGAAGCCATTCTGCCAGGTGTGGGCACATCTGCTTTTAACCCTTCACACTCCCCTCGCCAAAGACTGACACTGCAAAAAAGAAGACCTTGGATGTCGGTGCCTCGTGCTATGGTCAAGACTACGGTGTCCTAATGTTGAGTGAAACCGTCAGCCATCCGGTAGAATCCTCATCCAACATTTTGTTCTCTTGGAATCGCCTTTTCTCTTACAACAGACTGCAGGGTTGGACTCTACTCCCAAGAAAATGCAAGTCATGGATactgatgtaggatcttaatttgatctctCTGTTTcaggataactttcctgcaaATTGTATTGGGCTTAagaaggcttctgaagtttaatTTCCACTTTggaatttcagacttgattttcccttaagtatcaacccctacaaaaatgtccatgaattataattcacatttcttgttgacgcaggattattttgctgctgTCGCAAATTACGATCCTACATGTGTAGGTAGTGAAAGGAGTTGCGTAACAAAAGGGATGCCAGCTAGAGCCATTCCAAAAGTTACAGGATGCCATAACTCTTAAGGCGCTGATGGGACATCCCCACTAACTTTTAGCTCCTTCTGTCTAAGGGTCATACCTGTGCTGAGGGACTGTCCTGCATTGCTTGCAGGCTGTTTTCCCCCGAGACTGGAGGGGGAGGGGCAGTAGCTCATCATGTGGAGACCCTTGCTTGTGGAAAAGGCTACACAGTTTCACAACAgctggtatgtgtgtgtctgtatgccaAGCTCTGTCCCCCAAAAGGGGCCCTCTTCTTCTGTCAGCCAATAAGAATGCTGAGGGAGGGGCTTTGTCAGCCTGTATGAAAGTGAATAACAAATGTAAGCAGCTAGATACAGTTCCTTTTCTCACTGTGGTATGTGTCCTCTTCCTTGGCTCTTTTCACTGTTTATAACCAAGGGTTTGCACAATTTGACAACTTCTGTTGTCTGTTAGTTCAACACCGTGTATCCACAATTTATCATGAATCATATGACTAAAACGGAATTATCTTGTGTCTGCATTGATCCACATATTCTGAAATAGGCTGATTTTTAGATGCGAGATTGGGACACAGGCTCCCGGACTCTGTGGTGAAGCTCTCAAAGTAAACAAGTCCCTGGTGTTGCTGCTCTGCCGTTGACACACAGACCCCTCCCGTCCTTCCAAAACCCCAGCACGACTGCACACAGACCCCACCCTAAGGACGGACTCGGCCTACCCTGAACATCATAACACATGGTACAATAAAACCAAGGAGGCTTATTTATCACACCATCTGCATTCTTCAGTGGGCCCTCACTGCTGAGAGCTGTGCATCAAATGAGTTGAGAATTTCTAAGCTTTGTAAGCTTTTTTTCTTGTACATATTTGTATTTATACTTTTTCCTGTGTGATTTGTTTATTTTGATGACCGCATTGACATAATATATTGCATTTATTTAAGTAACTGGTCTGGGGGTTTTGTAGCAGAGTTCAGGACCCATTTTATTTTCATCGAAGAGGTAATATTGTGAAAACATGTCTGTAAATATTTGTTGCGGATCATGAAGAGATTGATATTTTAGATGTAACTGGGCCTACCTTTTCGTGTCTACGATGGGATTCTAACAAAGTCTAGATGAAGATTACTATGGATCAGGCAGTTGTAAAACTGGCAGCTTTTCACACTGTTTTCAGCCTGCAGACACTTTGCgaagtttaaccaaaatatgaaaTTGGCAGTACAAGTGGTACATGTACGTTTGTATAACCAATCAATATCCCTGGATTGAGCAATGGAATAGGCTAACGTGATGGCCTGTCTAATATTCTGGCCAGTTATGTAACTCACTAGCCCTCTGGTTCTTAGATGTTTTGGAGATTTTTACCAAACGTGAAAGGACTGCAATCCCACTTTCACTC
This genomic interval carries:
- the LOC139556481 gene encoding cell division cycle-associated protein 4 isoform X1, with translation MGQRDILSYETSVRRKSRIRTASTMCRLDVECAVKGPEQHGNAIPSSRYMVGRGVKRKLSDCEDQMLDLPYPQQRQLVLDLCLDKLQSCQRRAEPSLHRSVLLANTLRQIQREMRQEGGPHPESSPPAPATPRHSPDLPPVPSDRPSTPVAVLSSSLLCDDAQSTCTELPKGPGSEDVGKSPDLMFGSFEITNSTSYLTDLQLDDIFEDIDTSMYDPSDFSVLACPPPRGSSGASLGNDYNLKAFSTCTTSSSTLQMCLNDLDHIMEILVRS
- the LOC139556481 gene encoding SERTA domain-containing protein 2 isoform X2, encoding MLNPNEISRYMVGRGVKRKLSDCEDQMLDLPYPQQRQLVLDLCLDKLQSCQRRAEPSLHRSVLLANTLRQIQREMRQEGGPHPESSPPAPATPRHSPDLPPVPSDRPSTPVAVLSSSLLCDDAQSTCTELPKGPGSEDVGKSPDLMFGSFEITNSTSYLTDLQLDDIFEDIDTSMYDPSDFSVLACPPPRGSSGASLGNDYNLKAFSTCTTSSSTLQMCLNDLDHIMEILVRS
- the LOC139556481 gene encoding SERTA domain-containing protein 2 isoform X3, encoding MVGRGVKRKLSDCEDQMLDLPYPQQRQLVLDLCLDKLQSCQRRAEPSLHRSVLLANTLRQIQREMRQEGGPHPESSPPAPATPRHSPDLPPVPSDRPSTPVAVLSSSLLCDDAQSTCTELPKGPGSEDVGKSPDLMFGSFEITNSTSYLTDLQLDDIFEDIDTSMYDPSDFSVLACPPPRGSSGASLGNDYNLKAFSTCTTSSSTLQMCLNDLDHIMEILVRS